A window of Mucilaginibacter paludis DSM 18603 contains these coding sequences:
- a CDS encoding ParB/RepB/Spo0J family partition protein, translated as MTTTIVKKTKKTAHHKNGKPYKTNAAAISPIATEGVLKNVAVSEIDFSPLNYRKFYSEAALADFATEIAVHGIISPLTLRELPEGRHELVAGERRLRAAQLAGLTEVPAVIKVLTDAEVTEIQLAENLQRENPHPMNEAQAIGLMLQVHKTIDEIAARLGKSRTFVYSRTRLLNLIEPIQEMFFADALTIQEAFDIAALATEAQEDFFVQYCSDWKEQTGFRVTNLRYALSRFKYDLKNAPFDTTDKKLVPGMGACTNCPFNSATLKSLFPELAEQATCTKPGCYQAKCNRHFVGLITDALDGEQPDALLFDWGVPEPLKQLLNGLEGIKELPRFGRNEVALFKAPVEPDKKDYHIPFDDDEEEQEDETAIQFDEDGYQDALLEYRAELEEYHRHVQDGDLKKGLLILTDAAELVLFSERTHEEDNRQTVTAKEVQEAIKSGEATPELLEAEITRLNEREKRARELDREKNQLTIHTAFTEAISDPQNVTDLTDADRVAARLLVYQSLDWSMKRNVDNVLFAEGTVNENGERLTLYEQLQNLTEQQYSYLIRAALVGKSDSKLPNTPTGEMTRRVAESAGIDINGIEQQQQAKADDRKEKLDARVMELQKKISRLTALAE; from the coding sequence ATGACAACGACCATAGTTAAGAAAACAAAAAAAACAGCGCATCATAAGAACGGGAAACCGTACAAAACCAATGCAGCCGCAATCAGTCCAATTGCAACAGAAGGCGTTTTAAAAAACGTGGCGGTCAGCGAAATCGACTTTAGCCCCCTTAATTACCGCAAATTCTATTCAGAAGCGGCCTTGGCGGATTTTGCAACCGAAATAGCCGTTCACGGCATTATCAGCCCTTTGACCCTCCGGGAACTGCCGGAAGGAAGGCATGAACTGGTAGCGGGTGAGCGCAGGTTAAGGGCGGCGCAGCTTGCCGGGCTGACCGAAGTACCCGCCGTCATCAAGGTGCTGACCGATGCCGAGGTTACCGAAATACAACTGGCCGAGAACCTGCAACGGGAAAACCCGCACCCGATGAACGAGGCACAGGCCATCGGGCTGATGCTACAGGTACACAAGACCATTGATGAAATTGCCGCCCGTTTAGGCAAGTCCAGAACCTTTGTGTACAGCCGTACACGGCTGTTAAACCTGATAGAACCCATACAGGAGATGTTTTTTGCCGATGCGCTGACCATACAGGAAGCTTTTGACATTGCCGCATTGGCAACGGAAGCACAGGAGGACTTTTTTGTACAGTACTGTTCGGACTGGAAGGAGCAAACGGGTTTCAGGGTTACCAACCTGCGTTATGCCCTCTCCCGGTTTAAGTATGATTTAAAGAATGCACCGTTCGATACCACGGATAAAAAATTAGTCCCCGGAATGGGTGCCTGTACCAACTGCCCCTTCAACTCAGCAACGTTGAAAAGCCTGTTCCCGGAACTGGCAGAACAGGCCACCTGTACCAAACCCGGTTGTTATCAGGCCAAATGCAACAGGCATTTTGTAGGGTTGATTACGGACGCATTGGATGGGGAGCAGCCCGATGCCCTGCTGTTCGACTGGGGCGTTCCCGAACCGTTGAAACAATTGCTGAACGGGTTGGAAGGGATTAAGGAACTGCCCCGGTTCGGGCGTAACGAGGTGGCGCTTTTTAAAGCCCCGGTGGAGCCGGACAAAAAGGATTACCATATCCCCTTTGATGATGACGAAGAAGAGCAGGAGGACGAAACGGCCATCCAGTTTGATGAAGACGGCTATCAGGATGCCCTATTGGAATACAGGGCGGAACTCGAAGAATACCACAGGCATGTGCAGGACGGGGATTTAAAGAAAGGGCTGTTGATTTTAACCGATGCTGCCGAACTGGTGCTGTTCTCCGAACGCACCCACGAAGAGGATAACAGGCAGACCGTTACCGCCAAAGAAGTACAGGAGGCCATTAAGTCAGGCGAGGCCACGCCGGAACTGTTGGAAGCGGAAATTACCCGCCTGAACGAACGGGAAAAGAGGGCAAGGGAACTCGATCGGGAGAAAAACCAGTTGACCATCCATACCGCCTTTACCGAGGCCATCAGCGACCCGCAGAACGTAACGGATTTAACGGATGCCGACAGGGTTGCAGCAAGGCTATTGGTGTACCAGTCTTTGGACTGGTCTATGAAACGCAACGTGGACAATGTTCTTTTTGCAGAAGGGACAGTAAATGAAAACGGGGAGCGGTTAACGCTTTACGAACAATTGCAAAACCTGACCGAACAGCAATACAGCTACCTGATACGGGCTGCATTGGTTGGCAAATCAGATAGCAAGCTGCCCAATACGCCTACCGGGGAAATGACCCGTAGGGTGGCCGAAAGCGCAGGGATAGATATTAACGGTATCGAACAACAGCAACAGGCGAAAGCGGACGACCGCAAAGAGAAACTGGATGCAAGGGTAATGGAACTGCAAAAGAAAATCAGCAGGTTGACCGCCTTGGCAGAATAA